Proteins found in one Synechococcus sp. LA31 genomic segment:
- a CDS encoding phycobilisome linker polypeptide has protein sequence MKVSAGNRGTSFSNDRQVSFTVTGLANNDYSRTADVVMNVPYTRMNETMRLVQRMGGKITAVSVSGGIDAE, from the coding sequence ATGAAGGTTTCTGCAGGCAACCGCGGCACCAGCTTCAGCAATGACCGCCAGGTGTCGTTCACCGTTACCGGTTTGGCCAACAACGACTACTCCCGCACCGCAGATGTGGTGATGAACGTGCCCTACACCCGCATGAATGAGACCATGCGTCTGGTGCAGCGCATGGGCGGCAAAATCACTGCTGTGAGCGTGAGCGGCGGCATTGACGCCGAATGA
- a CDS encoding phycobilisome linker polypeptide, which produces MTLANAAYLGIERYANNRVNENWMTGSSDDKVALIRAVYQQVLGNQYVMASERLEGPESLFKRGYLSVREFVRQVAKSGLYRKKFFESTNPYRFIELNFKHLLGRAPQNKAEMLHHFTILQEKGFDAEIDSYLDSAEYQERFGEEGVPYLHGWNYSAGQQGLQFSYMLQLARGAAASVKGDITKNQSRLNPSVHAEMPLPVVSPNAKGNVFRKVGTDGVTRQGVGAGEEGRTFRVEITGFNNYRLHKRSNRVRFIPFNKLLEYQQQIQREGGRIASITPVN; this is translated from the coding sequence ATGACCCTCGCCAACGCTGCCTATCTGGGCATCGAGCGTTACGCCAACAACCGCGTCAATGAGAACTGGATGACCGGTTCTTCTGACGACAAAGTGGCGCTCATCCGTGCTGTGTATCAGCAGGTGCTCGGCAATCAGTACGTGATGGCCAGCGAGCGTCTTGAAGGCCCTGAGTCGCTGTTTAAGCGTGGTTATCTGAGCGTGCGTGAGTTCGTGCGTCAGGTCGCCAAGAGTGGCCTGTATCGCAAGAAGTTCTTCGAGAGCACCAACCCCTACCGCTTTATCGAGCTCAACTTCAAGCACCTGCTCGGCCGAGCTCCCCAGAACAAGGCGGAGATGCTGCACCACTTCACGATCCTGCAGGAGAAAGGCTTCGACGCCGAGATCGATTCCTATCTCGATAGCGCCGAGTATCAGGAGCGCTTCGGTGAGGAGGGTGTGCCCTATCTGCACGGCTGGAACTACTCCGCCGGTCAGCAGGGGCTGCAGTTCTCCTACATGCTGCAACTGGCACGCGGTGCCGCCGCTTCGGTGAAGGGCGACATCACCAAGAACCAGTCGCGTCTCAATCCCTCCGTGCACGCTGAGATGCCGTTGCCGGTGGTGAGCCCCAATGCCAAAGGCAATGTGTTCCGCAAGGTGGGCACCGATGGTGTCACCCGTCAGGGTGTGGGCGCTGGCGAAGAGGGCCGCACCTTCCGGGTTGAGATCACCGGCTTCAACAACTACCGCCTGCACAAGCGCAGCAATCGCGTGCGCTTCATCCCTTTCAACAAGCTGCTCGAGTATCAACAGCAGATCCAGCGCGAAGGCGGCCGGATCGCCAGCATCACACCGGTCAACTGA
- a CDS encoding phycobilisome rod-core linker polypeptide, with protein MALPLLATKPITQNARVNNFSIGTDEAPRIQVDVDEQIERAYRQIFFHAFKVDREPMLEMQFRNGDLTTRDFVRGLLLSRKFREGFYRCNSNYRVVEQIVGRVLGRDVNGDQERIAWSIVIANEGLEGFVDALLSSQEYMEAFGLETVPYQRSRVLAGHAKPQLPFNQKAPRYSAYWRDVSAHRAPANPFAGGGAQFSGAQMSPAWVGGQPPKLAQTIWLALAAIGSLEVLRVLLTSAGAMLGTGSAG; from the coding sequence ATGGCCCTGCCCTTGTTGGCCACCAAGCCGATCACCCAGAACGCCCGGGTGAATAACTTCTCCATCGGCACCGATGAAGCGCCCCGCATCCAGGTGGATGTGGATGAGCAGATTGAGCGTGCTTATCGCCAGATCTTCTTCCACGCCTTCAAGGTGGATCGCGAACCGATGCTGGAGATGCAATTCCGCAACGGCGATCTCACCACCCGTGATTTTGTGCGCGGCCTGTTGCTCTCGCGCAAGTTCCGCGAGGGCTTTTATCGCTGCAATAGCAACTACCGAGTGGTGGAGCAGATCGTGGGCCGGGTGTTGGGTCGCGATGTGAATGGCGACCAGGAGCGCATCGCTTGGTCGATCGTGATCGCCAACGAGGGATTGGAGGGGTTCGTTGATGCCCTGCTCAGCTCCCAGGAATACATGGAGGCCTTCGGTTTGGAAACCGTGCCTTACCAGCGATCCCGCGTGCTGGCCGGCCATGCGAAGCCCCAGCTCCCCTTCAATCAGAAGGCACCGCGCTACAGCGCCTACTGGCGCGATGTCAGCGCTCACCGCGCTCCGGCCAATCCCTTCGCCGGCGGTGGCGCCCAGTTCAGCGGCGCTCAGATGTCGCCCGCCTGGGTGGGCGGGCAGCCTCCCAAGCTGGCGCAGACCATCTGGCTGGCCTTGGCGGCGATCGGAAGCCTGGAGGTGCTGCGGGTGCTGCTCACGTCCGCCGGCGCCATGCTCGGTACCGGTTCCGCCGGTTGA
- a CDS encoding chromophore lyase CpcT/CpeT, which yields MSSSLARLLRQLSAGFSNQQQAFENPPLYAHILVKVRPLPQLAPGSLLLDQSYAINPAAPYRLRVLRAEQQGSELRITNQVIADEQRFWGAVDDATKRALITAADLKPLEGCAYVVRETADGFIGEVEPGCRCMVERKGALSYLVSSFELSGRGMRTIDRGHDPATHEQLWGSLAGPFEFERTDDYSHELPEQWLAL from the coding sequence ATGTCCAGCTCCCTCGCTCGTCTGCTGCGCCAGCTCAGCGCTGGGTTCAGCAATCAGCAGCAGGCTTTCGAGAATCCGCCCCTTTACGCCCACATCCTGGTGAAAGTGAGGCCGCTGCCTCAGCTGGCGCCGGGATCTCTGTTGCTGGATCAGTCATATGCGATCAACCCCGCAGCGCCTTACCGGCTGCGGGTGCTTCGGGCTGAGCAGCAAGGGTCTGAGCTGCGGATCACCAATCAGGTCATCGCCGATGAGCAGCGCTTCTGGGGCGCGGTGGATGATGCCACCAAACGAGCCTTGATCACCGCTGCCGACCTCAAACCACTGGAGGGTTGCGCCTATGTGGTGCGGGAAACGGCCGATGGCTTCATCGGTGAGGTGGAGCCTGGCTGCCGCTGCATGGTGGAGCGCAAGGGCGCGCTCTCCTATCTGGTGAGCAGCTTTGAGCTCAGCGGCCGCGGCATGCGCACCATCGACCGCGGCCACGATCCGGCCACCCACGAGCAGCTCTGGGGATCGCTGGCGGGTCCGTTTGAATTCGAGCGCACCGACGATTACAGCCACGAGTTGCCGGAGCAATGGTTGGCTCTGTGA
- a CDS encoding recombinase family protein, whose amino-acid sequence MAPISGSVIGYARLSTADQAKGLTLEQQVSRLRDAGATEVLIDLLSGTTTARPKYRELLRRIGEGTVSKLIATRWDRICRSASETCRMVDLLCADGAPELLLLDDPQDLSSIGGRAQLRMLGVFAQMEAERIRERSAAGKAHRKAKGLSDVAPFGMEICGGMLRPDRRPFLSLLTTRQELTRAELLLEAFTVSSREGSMHAPWRHLGDTYGLWLDRTGMRRLLLNPALRGAKVSKRDRAKATWADVVEGAGGDPLIDPEEHQRYEAFIRGQMARRTAPDKRQRHVLAGKALCAHCGTLMTRGSVTRSKYSRWFCRKPECDWAIPKQRRNAVMEPDLLAAVLLAMAEQAPAVAAAMERQAMRADQTSATAPEVLKLQAKRQRYLALLADGDPVQSVIETLDQQIAALLAAGPADGGGHLLQLRESMLRRERITQALAGGLVHYPDPPREVVLHQSSEEEAVAAALEQSWRQQASWAAGQGENGIGPGIWDEIRELVRVAVVRERRLERLELNL is encoded by the coding sequence TTGGCCCCCATTTCTGGCTCAGTGATCGGCTACGCCCGGCTCTCCACGGCCGATCAGGCCAAAGGGTTGACCCTTGAGCAGCAAGTGTCCCGACTGCGGGACGCCGGCGCCACCGAGGTGCTGATTGATCTGCTCTCCGGCACCACCACGGCCAGGCCCAAATACAGAGAGCTGCTGCGCCGCATCGGCGAGGGCACCGTCTCCAAACTGATCGCCACCCGCTGGGATCGGATCTGCCGCTCCGCCAGCGAAACCTGCCGCATGGTGGATCTGCTCTGCGCTGATGGTGCGCCGGAGCTCCTGCTGCTGGATGACCCACAGGATCTCTCGAGCATCGGCGGCCGGGCCCAGCTGCGCATGCTCGGCGTGTTCGCCCAAATGGAAGCCGAGCGGATCCGTGAACGCAGCGCTGCCGGCAAGGCTCACCGCAAAGCAAAAGGCCTGAGCGATGTGGCGCCCTTTGGCATGGAGATCTGCGGCGGCATGCTCCGGCCCGATCGGCGGCCCTTCCTCTCTCTATTAACTACGAGGCAGGAGCTCACCCGGGCAGAGCTGTTGCTCGAGGCCTTCACCGTCTCCAGCCGTGAGGGCAGCATGCACGCCCCATGGCGCCACCTCGGCGATACCTATGGGCTCTGGCTGGATAGAACCGGCATGCGCCGCCTGTTGCTCAACCCGGCCCTGCGCGGAGCCAAGGTGAGCAAGCGCGATAGAGCCAAAGCCACCTGGGCCGATGTAGTGGAGGGCGCCGGCGGTGATCCACTGATTGATCCAGAGGAACACCAGCGCTACGAGGCCTTTATCCGTGGGCAGATGGCCCGGCGCACAGCCCCAGATAAACGCCAGCGGCATGTGCTGGCAGGAAAGGCTCTCTGTGCCCACTGCGGCACCCTGATGACGCGCGGCAGCGTTACGCGCAGCAAGTACAGCAGATGGTTTTGCCGCAAACCGGAGTGCGACTGGGCCATCCCTAAACAGCGGCGCAATGCCGTGATGGAGCCGGATCTACTAGCGGCGGTGCTGCTGGCAATGGCGGAGCAGGCGCCGGCCGTGGCGGCCGCCATGGAACGGCAGGCCATGCGGGCCGATCAAACCAGCGCCACCGCGCCGGAGGTGTTGAAGCTGCAGGCCAAACGGCAGCGGTATCTGGCCCTGCTCGCTGATGGTGATCCGGTGCAATCAGTGATCGAGACGCTGGATCAGCAGATTGCAGCGCTGCTGGCCGCGGGCCCGGCTGATGGCGGCGGCCACCTGTTGCAACTGCGGGAGAGCATGCTGCGGCGGGAGCGGATCACGCAGGCCCTGGCCGGCGGCCTTGTCCACTATCCAGACCCACCACGGGAGGTGGTGCTCCACCAGAGCTCAGAGGAGGAAGCGGTGGCGGCGGCGCTGGAGCAGAGCTGGCGGCAGCAGGCCAGCTGGGCCGCGGGCCAGGGCGAGAACGGCATCGGCCCGGGGATCTGGGATGAGATCCGCGAGCTGGTGCGTGTGGCCGTGGTGCGTGAGCGGCGGCTGGAGCGGCTCGAGCTCAATCTCTGA
- a CDS encoding GIY-YIG nuclease family protein, with product MAGFVYLIRNGDLHKIGRTDNLQRRFKQLQPDEIVQVLETDRSRDLEHELHEQFKVKRLPQTEYFRLDEAEVNQVRIALGWEPDGPVELPAQPEPFNLADARTFVQVSAIATGVFGLVLVAEGVLMPSDSNFLVSLLFGILGLPAFIGFAIALIALGVTTLGYGGMWGWHKLRQGRG from the coding sequence ATGGCGGGCTTCGTTTATCTGATCCGCAACGGCGATCTGCACAAGATCGGCCGCACCGACAACCTCCAGCGCCGGTTCAAACAGCTGCAGCCCGATGAGATCGTGCAGGTGCTGGAGACCGATCGCAGCCGCGATCTCGAGCATGAGCTGCACGAGCAGTTCAAGGTGAAGCGCCTGCCTCAAACCGAGTATTTCCGCCTCGATGAGGCCGAGGTGAATCAGGTGCGGATTGCCCTGGGCTGGGAGCCTGATGGGCCCGTGGAACTGCCGGCGCAACCCGAGCCCTTCAACCTGGCCGATGCCCGCACATTCGTTCAGGTCTCAGCGATTGCCACTGGAGTGTTTGGCCTGGTCTTGGTTGCAGAGGGCGTGCTCATGCCATCGGACAGCAACTTCCTGGTGAGCCTCCTGTTTGGAATCCTGGGCCTGCCAGCTTTTATCGGGTTCGCCATTGCACTGATCGCTTTGGGCGTGACAACGTTGGGCTACGGCGGCATGTGGGGCTGGCACAAGCTGCGCCAGGGGAGGGGCTGA
- a CDS encoding terminase large subunit domain-containing protein — MAVARLELKPAAAEILRSTAKVKVMFSGRRFGKTRMMLAAGVEKALTCPGSVTFYLAPSRKMAKDISWRPLKDSVPQSWIERVLESTLTIEFRNGSRVTLGGLDYADSLRGQSADLLLLDEFAYARDLQEMWQAALLPMLATSKGDAIFASTPAGGGNFSAELWEKAAETPGWERWNYPTVAGGWVDPEWVMERRTEMDPSLWRQEFYGSIESLLGAVYPAFNNANVGTCADDGSALIMGVDFNRSPYCAALMQVQGNRLCVLEEIVLMEADTREMALEVRARYPNREILCCPDPTGSRKQTSSLGLSDHAILKDVGGFSIRSPRAPWAVIDKVNACRLMILDAAGQRRLLVDPSCKRVIRSFRNLEFKPGLSVPDPASEHGHMADAVGYACIAISKGLTPWRVGPTGFAVY, encoded by the coding sequence ATGGCTGTAGCCCGCCTCGAGCTCAAACCCGCCGCGGCCGAGATTCTGCGCAGCACGGCCAAGGTGAAGGTCATGTTCAGCGGCCGTCGCTTCGGAAAAACGAGAATGATGTTGGCGGCCGGGGTGGAGAAGGCACTTACCTGCCCGGGCAGCGTGACCTTCTATCTGGCGCCGAGCCGGAAGATGGCCAAGGACATCAGCTGGCGGCCGCTGAAAGATTCAGTGCCGCAGAGCTGGATCGAGAGGGTGTTGGAGTCAACCCTCACGATTGAGTTCCGCAATGGCAGCCGGGTAACGCTGGGCGGCCTGGATTACGCCGATTCGCTGCGGGGCCAATCGGCAGATCTGTTGCTGCTGGATGAGTTCGCCTACGCCAGGGATCTGCAGGAGATGTGGCAGGCGGCCCTTTTGCCGATGTTGGCCACCAGCAAGGGTGATGCGATCTTTGCGAGCACCCCGGCCGGCGGCGGCAACTTCAGCGCCGAGCTCTGGGAAAAGGCAGCGGAAACACCCGGGTGGGAGCGGTGGAATTACCCCACCGTGGCCGGCGGCTGGGTGGATCCGGAGTGGGTGATGGAGCGCCGCACCGAGATGGACCCGAGCCTCTGGCGCCAGGAGTTCTACGGCTCAATCGAGAGCCTGCTGGGGGCCGTCTACCCGGCCTTCAACAACGCCAACGTCGGCACCTGCGCTGATGACGGCAGCGCGCTGATCATGGGGGTCGACTTCAACCGCAGCCCCTATTGCGCCGCGCTGATGCAGGTGCAGGGCAACAGGTTGTGCGTGCTCGAGGAGATCGTGCTGATGGAGGCCGATACCAGGGAAATGGCGCTCGAGGTGCGGGCCCGGTATCCCAACCGCGAGATCCTCTGCTGCCCTGATCCAACCGGCTCGAGGAAGCAGACCAGCAGCCTGGGCCTGAGCGATCACGCGATCTTGAAAGACGTGGGCGGGTTCAGCATCCGCAGCCCCCGGGCCCCCTGGGCCGTGATCGACAAAGTGAACGCCTGCAGGTTGATGATCCTGGATGCTGCGGGCCAGCGCCGGCTGCTGGTGGACCCCAGCTGCAAGCGGGTGATCAGGAGCTTCCGGAACCTGGAGTTCAAGCCAGGGCTGAGCGTGCCGGATCCGGCCAGTGAGCACGGCCACATGGCCGATGCGGTGGGCTATGCCTGCATCGCGATCAGCAAGGGCCTCACGCCCTGGCGGGTGGGGCCAACAGGGTTTGCCGTCTACTGA